One window from the genome of Corynebacterium sp. SCR221107 encodes:
- a CDS encoding glycosyltransferase family 4 protein, with protein MKIGIVCPYSFDQPGGVQSHILDLATKLIALGHEVKVLGPAADSTDLPEFVVHGGGSIPIPYNGSVANLSFSPHTFAVAREFIREGQFDVLHIHEPNSPSFSFASLRLAHGPIVATYHASSSGSLLLKLALPILRGSLEKIRGGIAVSEMARRWQVEQLGGDPVLIPNGVEVAALSKFQQIRSDPDTVRIAFLGRLDEPRKGLDILLRAKEQLDRPAEFVVMGGGKPREVAGVTFAGRVSDEEKAEILGSSDIYVAPNTGGESFGIVLVEAMAAGCAVVASDLEAFSAVCAADSPHPAGLLFRNGDVSDLASKLRTLIDNPGARVELAQRGVQRAQIYDWDVVVSDIMRVYETVADGTKVEC; from the coding sequence GTGAAAATTGGAATCGTGTGCCCGTATTCCTTCGACCAACCAGGTGGAGTACAATCTCACATCCTTGATCTGGCAACGAAACTTATAGCTTTGGGACACGAGGTCAAAGTTCTCGGCCCGGCGGCAGACTCCACGGACCTTCCTGAATTTGTGGTACACGGCGGGGGAAGCATCCCAATTCCCTACAACGGTTCGGTTGCCAATTTGTCCTTTAGCCCGCACACCTTTGCTGTGGCCCGCGAATTTATCCGCGAAGGGCAGTTCGACGTTTTGCACATTCACGAGCCGAATTCGCCTAGCTTCTCATTCGCCAGCCTTCGGCTGGCTCATGGACCGATTGTTGCCACGTACCACGCCTCCAGCTCTGGTTCGCTACTGCTTAAGCTGGCGCTTCCCATCCTGCGCGGTTCTTTGGAGAAGATCCGCGGGGGCATCGCGGTCAGTGAGATGGCACGTCGCTGGCAGGTCGAGCAACTTGGTGGCGATCCAGTGCTTATCCCCAACGGTGTGGAGGTCGCAGCGCTATCGAAGTTTCAGCAGATTAGGTCGGATCCGGACACGGTTCGCATCGCTTTTTTGGGACGGTTGGATGAACCGCGCAAGGGGCTGGATATCTTGCTACGGGCAAAGGAACAGCTAGATCGTCCTGCCGAGTTTGTGGTGATGGGTGGCGGAAAGCCTCGCGAGGTGGCAGGCGTTACCTTCGCGGGCCGCGTCAGCGATGAAGAAAAGGCGGAGATCCTTGGCTCTTCGGACATTTATGTCGCCCCGAACACCGGTGGGGAAAGTTTCGGCATCGTTCTCGTTGAAGCGATGGCCGCTGGATGTGCCGTGGTTGCTTCCGATTTGGAGGCCTTTTCCGCTGTGTGTGCGGCCGACTCGCCGCATCCGGCCGGGCTGTTGTTCCGCAACGGCGACGTCTCGGATTTAGCATCGAAGCTGCGCACGCTGATTGATAACCCCGGAGCCCGCGTCGAGCTTGCTCAGAGAGGAGTGCAGCGCGCGCAGATCTATGATTGGGACGTGGTGGTTTCCGATATCATGCGGGTGTATGAGACGGTAGCCGATGGGACGAAGGTGGAATGCTAG
- the ruvC gene encoding crossover junction endodeoxyribonuclease RuvC, whose amino-acid sequence MSIAGLRVMGIDPGLTRCGLSVVQAGRGRQVLPIAVGVVRTPVNADLPRRLLELSDAVNEWMDQYQPDVVAIERVFERGNVSTVMQTAHGVGVLMLAAAQRELEVFMYTPSEVKKAISGNGRADKKQMTSMITRILGLAEPPKPADAADALALAVCHCWRAPLIERQGAIEKETETARRRQQGLLGQAKAQSIRAEQQRRVGQPSSALHTSAEWQGKFTP is encoded by the coding sequence ATGTCGATCGCAGGCTTGCGGGTCATGGGAATTGATCCAGGATTGACCCGATGTGGCCTTTCCGTGGTTCAAGCTGGTCGAGGTCGGCAGGTCCTGCCCATAGCTGTGGGAGTGGTGCGCACGCCTGTCAACGCGGATCTTCCCCGACGTTTACTTGAACTGTCGGACGCTGTCAATGAGTGGATGGATCAATATCAACCCGATGTCGTTGCCATCGAAAGAGTTTTTGAGCGCGGAAATGTCTCCACAGTGATGCAAACCGCGCATGGCGTGGGCGTACTCATGCTCGCGGCCGCGCAGCGTGAACTTGAGGTGTTTATGTACACACCGAGTGAGGTAAAAAAGGCTATCTCCGGCAATGGGCGCGCAGACAAGAAACAAATGACGTCGATGATTACCCGTATCCTTGGCTTGGCTGAACCTCCCAAGCCTGCCGATGCGGCCGACGCACTGGCGCTTGCGGTATGCCATTGCTGGCGGGCACCCCTCATCGAACGCCAAGGGGCGATTGAGAAAGAGACTGAGACCGCCCGAAGACGTCAGCAAGGTTTGCTTGGTCAGGCAAAAGCCCAGTCCATCCGTGCGGAACAGCAGCGGCGCGTGGGGCAGCCGTCCAGTGCATTGCATACTTCGGCAGAATGGCAAGGAAAGTTCACACCCTAG
- a CDS encoding YebC/PmpR family DNA-binding transcriptional regulator, which translates to MSGHSKWATTKHKKAANDAKRGKEFAKLIKNIEVAARTGGGDPAANPTLDDMIKKAKKASVPNDNIERARKRGSGEEAGGADWQTIMYEGYGPNGVAVLIECLTDNRNRAASEVRTAMSKNGGNMAESGAVSYLFSRTGLVFVAKGELTEDDVLMAVLDAGAEEVNDLGDRFEIVCAPGDTPAVRDALEEAGIEVDDSETDFRASVEVPLGAAEAKRILRLVDALEESDDVQNVYTNMDLSDEVLAELEAE; encoded by the coding sequence ATGTCCGGGCACTCTAAATGGGCAACAACCAAGCACAAGAAGGCTGCAAATGATGCCAAGCGTGGCAAGGAATTTGCAAAGCTGATTAAGAACATCGAAGTTGCGGCGCGCACCGGTGGTGGCGATCCGGCGGCGAACCCTACCCTCGATGACATGATCAAGAAGGCCAAAAAGGCCTCCGTACCTAACGACAACATCGAGCGCGCTCGCAAGCGCGGTTCCGGTGAAGAGGCGGGTGGCGCTGACTGGCAGACCATTATGTATGAGGGATATGGCCCAAACGGTGTGGCAGTGCTCATTGAGTGTTTGACTGACAACCGTAACCGCGCGGCTTCCGAAGTACGTACTGCTATGTCCAAGAACGGCGGTAACATGGCAGAGTCTGGTGCCGTGTCCTACCTGTTCTCCCGCACGGGTCTCGTGTTTGTTGCCAAGGGCGAATTGACCGAAGATGACGTCTTGATGGCAGTGCTGGATGCAGGCGCTGAGGAAGTCAATGACCTAGGCGATCGTTTTGAGATCGTCTGCGCGCCGGGAGATACTCCGGCCGTACGTGACGCGCTGGAGGAAGCAGGCATCGAGGTGGATGACTCTGAGACCGACTTCCGCGCATCCGTCGAGGTTCCGCTCGGTGCTGCCGAGGCCAAGCGCATCCTCCGTCTGGTCGATGCACTCGAGGAATCGGATGACGTTCAAAACGTTTACACCAACATGGATCTCAGCGACGAGGTACTTGCTGAACTCGAGGCTGAGTAA
- the ruvA gene encoding Holliday junction branch migration protein RuvA, with protein MIVSLRGVVIEIGLGSAVIECNGVGYEVLATPATLAQLHRGEEAFMLTQQVIREDSNTLYGFDSVEARAMFMLLQTVSGLGPRLAMAAQAVYSSQDLSTFIHNGDAQALQKIPGVGKRMAERLIVDLKDKVDAVPETATPARGVTPVATSANEAQVIEALVGLGFREKEAAATVAAVVAEDPSLSTGAVLRKALNLMGSR; from the coding sequence ATGATCGTTTCTCTTCGCGGAGTCGTCATTGAAATTGGACTTGGAAGCGCTGTCATCGAATGCAATGGCGTCGGCTATGAGGTTCTTGCAACCCCGGCAACGCTTGCCCAGCTGCATCGCGGTGAAGAAGCGTTCATGCTGACGCAACAGGTCATTCGCGAAGATTCGAACACGTTATACGGGTTTGATTCAGTTGAGGCGCGGGCTATGTTCATGTTGTTGCAGACAGTCTCTGGGCTCGGTCCCCGCTTGGCCATGGCCGCGCAGGCGGTGTATTCCTCACAAGACTTATCGACATTTATCCATAATGGTGATGCACAGGCACTTCAAAAGATTCCGGGTGTGGGCAAGCGAATGGCCGAACGCCTCATTGTGGATCTCAAAGATAAAGTCGACGCGGTCCCAGAAACAGCAACGCCGGCGCGGGGAGTAACGCCGGTGGCAACTTCTGCCAATGAAGCACAAGTCATCGAAGCGCTCGTCGGCCTGGGCTTCCGGGAAAAAGAAGCCGCGGCCACGGTGGCTGCGGTTGTCGCAGAGGATCCGTCGCTTTCCACAGGTGCGGTATTGCGCAAGGCATTGAACTTAATGGGATCGCGTTAA
- the secD gene encoding protein translocase subunit SecD, with amino-acid sequence MSSQPRRATSRWQTWPKKALALFCLVIIGIYALIFFTGDKSSTPKLGIDLQGGTRVTLVPQGEQPTQDQLNQARTILENRVNGMGVSGASVVVDGNTLVITVPGEDSSQARALGQTSQLLFRPVTTPSNPDMTTMVDSVKTVADRWVEVGAISVDDANAAISSFTDSVNASNKQTDPNATDITAPTVETNAPEEPKNSIEAEQARTKELEVLKADRQSTDANTQIAAAALLQCSPDRQDPLQGTDDPKLPLVTCDPSTSTPYILAPAPLLVGETDEENGKRLTGNEIDTSAPITGGLNTQTGQMEISFSFKSANGDQGSATWAKLTTDYLQQQVAITLDSQIISAPVIQSATPVGSATSITGDFTQAEAQELANNLKYGALPLSFAGENGESGGTAITVPASLGIASLKAGLIAGLVGLAAVTLFSLYFYRFFGIISMFSLVASFTLVYGSLVLLGRWIGYSLDLAGVAGLIIGIGTTADSFVVLYERIKDEVRDGRTFRSAVPRGWDRAKQTIVTGNAVTLIAAVVIYILAVGEVKGFAFTLGLTTIFDIVVTFLVTAPLVVLASRKPFTSKPAFNGLGKMMEIGKEHKAQSHQSEADAAVATISPEESSQSIGAPTGNADEKGKGA; translated from the coding sequence TTGTCTTCGCAACCACGAAGAGCGACTTCCCGGTGGCAGACCTGGCCGAAGAAAGCATTGGCGCTTTTCTGCTTGGTCATCATCGGCATCTACGCTTTGATCTTCTTCACAGGGGATAAGTCTTCGACACCGAAGTTGGGAATAGATCTCCAGGGTGGTACCCGCGTCACGCTGGTCCCACAAGGCGAACAGCCAACGCAGGACCAGCTCAACCAGGCACGCACGATTTTGGAAAACCGCGTCAACGGTATGGGCGTTTCCGGCGCCAGCGTCGTGGTTGACGGCAATACGCTCGTTATCACCGTGCCCGGCGAGGATAGTTCTCAGGCACGCGCTCTCGGGCAGACTTCCCAACTTCTTTTCCGCCCGGTGACCACCCCTTCAAATCCTGACATGACGACGATGGTCGATTCGGTAAAGACCGTCGCCGATCGCTGGGTCGAAGTCGGTGCAATTAGCGTGGACGATGCCAATGCGGCCATTTCCTCTTTTACCGACTCGGTGAATGCTTCCAATAAGCAAACTGATCCGAATGCTACAGATATCACTGCTCCGACGGTTGAGACGAATGCACCCGAGGAGCCGAAGAACTCCATTGAAGCGGAGCAGGCGCGTACGAAAGAACTGGAGGTTCTAAAGGCCGATCGTCAGTCCACCGATGCAAACACGCAGATCGCCGCGGCCGCCTTGCTTCAGTGCTCCCCGGATCGTCAAGATCCGCTCCAGGGTACCGATGACCCGAAGCTGCCGTTGGTGACATGTGATCCATCGACGTCTACCCCGTACATCCTTGCGCCGGCTCCATTGCTCGTTGGTGAAACTGATGAAGAAAACGGCAAGCGCCTGACAGGCAATGAAATCGACACCAGCGCGCCCATCACAGGTGGTTTGAATACTCAAACCGGGCAGATGGAGATCTCCTTCTCCTTCAAGTCTGCCAACGGTGATCAAGGCTCAGCTACGTGGGCAAAGCTGACCACTGATTACTTGCAGCAGCAGGTGGCGATCACACTGGACTCCCAGATCATTTCCGCACCGGTGATTCAGTCCGCTACCCCGGTGGGGTCGGCTACCTCGATTACCGGTGACTTCACCCAGGCCGAAGCCCAAGAACTGGCCAATAACCTGAAGTATGGTGCATTGCCCCTGAGCTTCGCTGGCGAGAATGGCGAGTCCGGCGGTACGGCGATCACTGTGCCAGCTTCCTTGGGTATCGCTTCGTTGAAGGCTGGCCTGATTGCTGGCCTTGTCGGGCTTGCCGCAGTTACATTGTTCTCCTTGTACTTCTACCGATTCTTCGGAATCATCTCGATGTTCTCATTGGTGGCTTCCTTCACCCTGGTGTATGGGTCGCTTGTATTGCTGGGTCGTTGGATCGGGTACTCTCTCGACCTAGCCGGTGTCGCGGGTCTGATCATCGGCATCGGCACCACGGCGGACTCTTTCGTGGTCTTGTATGAGCGCATCAAGGACGAGGTTCGCGACGGTCGTACCTTCCGATCGGCGGTGCCACGTGGTTGGGATCGTGCCAAGCAAACCATTGTCACGGGTAATGCCGTGACCTTGATAGCTGCAGTGGTCATCTACATCCTCGCCGTGGGTGAGGTGAAGGGCTTCGCCTTTACCCTAGGCCTCACGACGATTTTCGATATTGTCGTGACCTTCTTGGTAACCGCACCGCTCGTTGTTCTCGCCTCGCGAAAGCCGTTCACGTCGAAGCCTGCCTTCAACGGACTTGGCAAGATGATGGAGATCGGCAAGGAGCACAAGGCACAATCTCACCAAAGCGAAGCTGACGCCGCCGTGGCTACGATTAGCCCCGAAGAAAGCTCACAGAGTATCGGCGCACCTACCGGTAACGCTGACGAAAAAGGGAAGGGGGCTTAA
- the secF gene encoding protein translocase subunit SecF, protein MSSNGVLNKLYTGEGGLDFVNHRRKWYMIAGGIIVVCLLAIVIRGFSLGIDFVGGTKMNMPAANLETSQVEQTFTEATGVTPETVQIVGSGDSRVLEINSERLSQEQIDSARSALYAEYKPKDGAGQETPDAIGDSTVSESWGSTITSRMLISMLVFLGAVFVYITIRFQREMAIAAIAALLVDLIVIAGFYALVGFEVTPATVIGLLTVLAFSLYDTVIVFDKVRENTAGYLGSTSRTYGEHANLAINQTVMRSISTTVISALPIVSLMVVAVWLMGVGTLKDLALVQLIGVIEGTFSSVFLATPFLVSLKNRTKETKAHNAAVERRRAGEAKVEAEEDLEEALEEISDERTRKVDTTALKSTGASWRPNR, encoded by the coding sequence ATGAGCTCAAATGGAGTGCTAAACAAGCTCTACACAGGTGAAGGTGGCCTCGACTTCGTCAATCATCGCCGCAAGTGGTACATGATTGCCGGCGGGATCATCGTTGTTTGTCTTCTGGCTATCGTGATTCGCGGCTTTAGCTTGGGCATTGACTTTGTCGGTGGCACCAAAATGAATATGCCAGCTGCGAATCTTGAGACTTCGCAGGTGGAACAAACCTTCACCGAAGCAACCGGTGTCACCCCTGAGACAGTGCAAATTGTCGGCTCGGGAGACTCTCGTGTGCTGGAGATCAATTCTGAGCGCCTTAGCCAGGAGCAAATTGACAGCGCACGCTCGGCTTTATACGCGGAGTACAAGCCGAAAGATGGCGCTGGCCAAGAAACCCCGGACGCGATCGGCGATTCAACGGTGTCTGAATCCTGGGGGTCGACCATCACCTCCCGCATGTTGATCTCCATGCTAGTATTCCTCGGTGCCGTTTTCGTTTACATCACCATCCGCTTCCAGCGCGAAATGGCCATCGCTGCGATCGCGGCGTTGCTCGTTGACCTCATTGTCATCGCCGGCTTTTACGCCTTGGTTGGCTTTGAAGTCACCCCGGCCACCGTCATTGGTCTGCTGACTGTGCTTGCCTTCTCCTTGTATGACACCGTCATCGTGTTTGATAAGGTTCGTGAAAATACCGCCGGTTACTTGGGAAGCACATCGCGGACGTACGGCGAACATGCCAACCTAGCTATCAATCAGACGGTCATGCGTTCGATTTCCACCACCGTGATCTCCGCGTTGCCGATTGTGTCACTGATGGTTGTTGCCGTTTGGCTGATGGGCGTCGGTACGCTGAAAGACCTCGCGCTCGTCCAGCTCATTGGCGTTATCGAGGGCACATTCTCCTCGGTATTCCTGGCCACCCCATTCCTGGTAAGCCTGAAAAACCGAACGAAAGAAACCAAGGCGCATAATGCTGCGGTCGAACGTCGCCGCGCCGGTGAGGCGAAGGTCGAGGCCGAGGAGGATCTCGAAGAAGCACTCGAAGAGATCTCTGACGAACGTACTCGCAAGGTTGATACCACCGCACTGAAGTCGACAGGCGCCTCGTGGCGTCCCAACCGCTGA
- the pgsA gene encoding phosphatidylinositol phosphate synthase → MLSVHGRKPAAVVVEPVARGLIKVGFSPNAVTLIGTVATIAVAVVLIPTGHLFAAAVLSGVFAAFDMVDGTMARMRGGGTKFGATLDATCDRITDGALFAAITWWLVYSMNASQALVAASLSVIVSSQIISYVKARGEASGFKMVGGLIERPERLILGLGGIGLAGVGVPYALEVCLWVLAVGSVFTVGQRLYMASQAPEGQQKIAAPAGAKDFSE, encoded by the coding sequence ATGCTTAGTGTTCACGGAAGAAAGCCCGCAGCTGTGGTTGTTGAGCCCGTTGCACGTGGATTGATAAAGGTGGGGTTTAGCCCGAATGCGGTTACCCTGATCGGAACCGTTGCCACCATCGCGGTGGCTGTTGTCTTGATTCCCACCGGTCATCTGTTTGCTGCCGCGGTGTTGTCGGGTGTTTTCGCGGCTTTCGACATGGTCGATGGAACGATGGCGCGCATGCGCGGGGGCGGAACAAAATTCGGTGCCACCCTTGATGCCACCTGCGACCGAATCACAGACGGCGCACTCTTTGCCGCGATTACCTGGTGGTTGGTCTACTCCATGAACGCAAGCCAGGCGCTCGTCGCTGCCTCCTTGAGTGTGATCGTGTCCTCGCAGATCATTTCTTATGTCAAGGCTCGCGGTGAGGCCAGCGGATTCAAGATGGTCGGTGGCCTTATCGAGCGCCCGGAGCGGCTCATCTTAGGTCTTGGCGGCATCGGACTTGCTGGCGTCGGAGTCCCCTATGCGCTCGAGGTATGCCTCTGGGTCCTCGCGGTGGGCAGCGTGTTTACCGTGGGGCAGCGACTCTACATGGCCTCCCAGGCCCCTGAGGGGCAACAAAAGATTGCGGCGCCGGCCGGGGCGAAGGACTTTAGTGAATAA
- a CDS encoding acyl-CoA thioesterase, whose product MPVIEDILNLEYIDTDIYRGAAIESMLSRTFGGQVAAQTLVAATKTVDPIFRVHSLHGYFVGPGNSHKPTAFLVDRIRDGRSFVSRQVTAVQDGHPLFIMQASFHRRDDEGPEHSDAMRAVPMPDEIELNTPLDASRRALLEEWGDWDIRVVPSEDFEHNKYTASQQVVWIKSKRQLPDDETFHICTLAYMSDMTLLHSSLVPHPNHKVQMASLDHAMWFLRPFRADEWLLYDQISPSAHAGRALTQGRIFNQQGDLVAVVTQEGLTRTLRKGVKSIPIENPKH is encoded by the coding sequence GTGCCAGTTATCGAAGATATCCTCAATCTTGAATATATCGACACCGACATCTACCGCGGTGCTGCTATTGAGTCGATGCTCAGCCGCACCTTCGGCGGCCAGGTCGCCGCGCAAACCCTCGTCGCGGCGACGAAGACGGTCGATCCTATATTCCGGGTTCACTCCCTCCACGGTTATTTCGTCGGTCCTGGCAATTCGCACAAGCCAACCGCCTTCCTTGTCGACCGCATTCGCGACGGTCGCAGCTTCGTCTCCAGGCAGGTCACGGCGGTCCAAGATGGGCACCCGCTTTTTATCATGCAGGCAAGCTTTCATCGACGCGACGATGAGGGACCCGAGCACTCCGATGCGATGAGGGCCGTTCCCATGCCCGATGAAATTGAGCTCAACACCCCGCTCGATGCCAGCCGACGGGCCCTGTTGGAGGAATGGGGTGACTGGGACATCAGAGTCGTACCCTCGGAGGATTTTGAACACAATAAGTACACCGCAAGCCAGCAGGTGGTGTGGATCAAATCCAAGCGGCAGCTGCCCGACGATGAGACTTTCCACATCTGCACCCTGGCCTACATGTCCGACATGACGCTGCTGCATTCTTCCCTCGTGCCGCATCCTAACCATAAGGTGCAGATGGCTTCGCTCGATCACGCCATGTGGTTCCTGCGTCCATTCCGTGCTGATGAATGGCTGCTTTATGATCAAATCTCGCCATCTGCGCATGCCGGGCGCGCACTAACTCAAGGCCGCATCTTCAACCAGCAGGGCGACTTGGTTGCCGTGGTCACGCAGGAAGGTTTGACGCGAACCCTTCGAAAAGGAGTCAAATCCATTCCGATCGAGAATCCGAAGCACTAG
- the yajC gene encoding preprotein translocase subunit YajC, protein MSNVILLILILLVMVVPMLSMQRKQKQHLDKIHAMQGSLVVGDKVVTTAGMHGEVVAIGDTTVVLLVAPSVEITYEKSAILKKLSETDDRDGTDVDESHPDSEH, encoded by the coding sequence ATGAGTAACGTCATTTTGCTAATCCTCATTCTTTTGGTGATGGTCGTTCCGATGTTGTCCATGCAGCGCAAGCAAAAGCAACACTTGGACAAAATTCATGCCATGCAAGGAAGCCTTGTCGTTGGTGACAAAGTAGTAACTACGGCTGGCATGCATGGCGAGGTAGTGGCCATAGGTGACACCACAGTGGTACTTCTCGTTGCGCCAAGTGTGGAAATCACATATGAGAAATCTGCCATTCTCAAAAAGCTCTCAGAAACCGACGATCGCGACGGGACAGACGTAGACGAATCGCATCCAGATTCTGAACACTAA
- the ruvB gene encoding Holliday junction branch migration DNA helicase RuvB has product MSNVEKTEFRLPAGYPAAQSTQSNQQQRPRSSDVDANLQVDEADSEVSLRPRSLSEFIGQPKVRDQLDLVLTGAKNRGVTPDHVLLSGPPGLGKTTMAMIIAYELGTSLRMTSGPALERAGDLAAMLSNLMEGDVLFIDEIHRMARPAEEMLYMAMEDFRIDVIVGKGPGATSIPLELAPFTLVGATTRSGMLTGPLRDRFGFTAQMEFYGVEDLTKVVTRAAKILGVPIDPDAAKEIASRSRGTPRIANRLLRRVRDFAEVHSNGHVDLASARAALLVFDVDEMGLDRLDRAVLEALIKGHGGGPVGLNTLAVAVGEEPSTVEEVCEPYLVRAGMITRTGRGRVATAAAWHHLGLEPPEGTMGTLY; this is encoded by the coding sequence ATGAGCAACGTCGAGAAGACGGAGTTTCGCTTGCCAGCGGGATATCCCGCTGCGCAGTCGACTCAGTCGAATCAACAGCAACGTCCTCGCTCGTCAGATGTGGACGCGAACTTGCAAGTAGACGAGGCCGATTCCGAGGTTTCGCTGCGCCCGCGTTCCCTCAGCGAGTTCATCGGCCAGCCCAAGGTTCGCGACCAGCTCGATCTCGTGCTTACGGGTGCAAAAAACCGCGGCGTGACCCCGGATCATGTGTTGCTTTCGGGTCCCCCTGGCTTGGGCAAAACGACGATGGCGATGATTATCGCTTATGAACTAGGAACGAGCCTACGCATGACGTCCGGCCCAGCGTTGGAACGCGCCGGTGATCTTGCTGCGATGTTGTCTAATCTGATGGAGGGTGATGTTCTCTTCATCGACGAAATTCACCGCATGGCGCGCCCGGCGGAAGAAATGCTCTACATGGCGATGGAAGACTTCCGCATCGATGTAATCGTGGGCAAAGGACCCGGCGCCACCTCAATCCCACTTGAGCTGGCACCTTTTACTCTGGTCGGGGCAACGACCCGTTCTGGTATGCTGACAGGTCCTTTGCGTGACCGCTTCGGCTTTACTGCACAAATGGAGTTTTATGGGGTCGAAGATTTGACGAAGGTGGTCACACGTGCGGCAAAAATCCTGGGGGTTCCCATCGATCCTGATGCGGCGAAGGAGATTGCCTCTCGCTCCCGGGGGACACCACGCATTGCCAACCGCTTGCTGCGGCGTGTGCGAGATTTCGCTGAGGTTCATTCGAACGGGCACGTTGACCTCGCGAGTGCTAGGGCGGCTCTCTTAGTGTTCGACGTCGACGAGATGGGGCTTGATCGCCTTGACCGTGCGGTTTTAGAAGCCCTTATCAAGGGCCACGGCGGAGGCCCAGTGGGGCTCAACACGCTGGCAGTGGCGGTCGGGGAGGAGCCTTCCACTGTGGAGGAAGTCTGTGAACCTTACCTCGTCCGCGCGGGCATGATCACTCGCACTGGCCGGGGGCGCGTAGCAACCGCGGCTGCATGGCATCATCTCGGACTGGAGCCTCCCGAGGGAACGATGGGAACACTGTACTAA
- a CDS encoding phosphatidylinositol mannoside acyltransferase — MNAAKKLQETASRLFTSVTRGLRASVLAHPERWGEELAANGYIAGWKLIAHLPLGITAPLFRVGADIASKKGKGMPQLRKNLARVVGENNVTDALIRDSMRSYTRYWLEAFRLPSLAGDPTTVQRFGDAIIGKDQLEASINSGKGVVLVLPHTGNWDMAGMFLTSRYSKFTTVAERLKPERLFDAFVEYRQSLGFKVLAHEGATGPYEELRMDVSAGGIVCLLGERDLKKSGVEVEFFGETTRMPAGAARLALDTGAPLHVVHTWFEGDGWGTSISKPLESTTLSGLIQEMAGHFEENIRQHPVDWHMLQPLWLADLDQKRYEKGIS; from the coding sequence ATGAACGCCGCAAAAAAACTTCAAGAGACGGCATCCCGCCTTTTCACATCGGTTACCCGGGGCCTTCGTGCATCGGTGCTGGCACATCCCGAGCGCTGGGGCGAAGAACTTGCGGCTAACGGATACATCGCCGGGTGGAAACTGATAGCGCATTTGCCATTGGGCATCACCGCGCCCCTATTTAGAGTGGGAGCAGATATTGCCTCCAAAAAGGGCAAGGGTATGCCCCAGCTGCGTAAGAATTTGGCTCGCGTGGTAGGTGAGAACAACGTCACCGACGCATTGATCCGAGACTCCATGCGTTCCTATACCCGCTATTGGCTGGAGGCTTTCCGCTTGCCCAGCCTGGCGGGCGATCCAACGACCGTGCAACGGTTTGGTGATGCCATTATCGGAAAGGATCAACTCGAAGCCTCCATCAATTCTGGTAAAGGCGTGGTGCTTGTACTTCCTCATACCGGGAACTGGGATATGGCGGGGATGTTCCTGACCTCGCGATACTCGAAATTTACTACGGTTGCTGAACGCCTGAAGCCGGAGCGTTTATTTGATGCATTCGTGGAATACCGGCAGTCTCTGGGCTTTAAGGTGCTTGCACATGAAGGTGCCACGGGTCCTTATGAGGAACTTCGCATGGACGTCTCAGCAGGCGGCATCGTATGCTTGCTAGGGGAGCGGGATCTGAAGAAATCCGGCGTGGAGGTGGAGTTTTTTGGCGAAACCACCCGCATGCCCGCTGGTGCGGCACGCCTAGCCCTCGATACAGGAGCTCCGCTGCACGTGGTCCACACGTGGTTTGAAGGCGATGGCTGGGGCACTTCTATTTCGAAGCCTTTAGAGTCGACAACCTTAAGTGGTCTCATCCAGGAGATGGCGGGTCATTTCGAAGAAAACATTCGCCAGCACCCGGTGGACTGGCACATGCTGCAGCCACTGTGGCTGGCGGATCTCGATCAAAAACGCTATGAAAAAGGCATTTCCTAA